Genomic DNA from Orcinus orca chromosome 6, mOrcOrc1.1, whole genome shotgun sequence:
TCACTACCTTCTTGTCTGTTTAGGTTGATGGTAACAGAACCCCACTTATGCTGGCTTATCTATAAGTGGGAACTGCCCATGATTACTGGAATCCAGCCAGGTCCCTCTTGCCTCTGTTCTCCCGTCCTggcccccgcccctgccctggcctcctGGCTGCACTTGGATTCCAGAGCTGAGCACCTGTGATACAGGCCCAGCAGAGACATTGACCCTCTCTAGGCCCCAAGTCCCAGGTCCCAGGGCAGGAGctctgattggcccagcttgAGCCAACCACTGGGGCTACTGGGAGTGGACCCTCACTCATTCTGATGGgattgtggggaggaaggagacagCTGAGGGGCGAGTCACTGGACGCCAGGAGTCCCCTCatctgacccccacccccactttgcAGGAACAGACAGCGCAAGCTGGGGACGAAACTGCAGTGACGGGTGAGTGTGGCTGTCTCCAGCCTCCAGATCTGGCCTGCACGATGCCTTGCAGGGTGGATGGAATGACAGACAGAGGGATGAAGCAGAGACCTCTACAGACCCAAGTCACCGAGTGgagccttttttttcttattttaattttaacgaACAAGGTGGACCAAAGGGCTGAGCCAGCCCCTCAGCCAGGACCCTGGAGGGCCTGTTGCCGGGGGGCCTCACAGCCAGAGACCCTCACAGTGCTGCTGCCAGCCCCCAGTTGGGCGGAAAGTGCCCCTGACGTGGGCACTGGGGCATGGGGTAGAGAAGGAGGGCTTGAATCTCTGGCCGCAGGGCCAGGAAATGTAGGTGGCGTGAAAAATGCAcactatttattttttggttttgtcaaAGGCAGATGGGATTTTGGAGAGGGACTGGAAGACCCAGCTCTGCGGGGGCTGCCCTGCGTACCGAGGAGCCCAGGTCAGCTTCCCAGGCCCTTTGCCCTGGGCCCGAGAGATGGCCTGGGGGCCCAGGAGGAGGGAGCACCCCCATGCCCCCCCTGCCGCCAACGCCATTCCAGAACCTCGGTCAGTGTTTCCCGTGTGGGAGCCAGGCCCAGAGAGAGCAGGCGTCTGCGCTGCCATCGCTGTGTCCTACCCGCATCGACCCTGCGccgcaagggctttctctggttccCTGTCCCCAAGACAGCGGTCCCTTTCTGATGAAAGAGGCTGCGCCTGTGGGTGAGCAAACCCAAGCTGTTTACAGCTCTTTCCTGTCCTGCGTCCGCTAGTGGGTCGTCTTCATCTCCACCCGAACAAAATGCAGAGGAAGCAGGAGCTGGTGAGAGGAGTGGGGCAGCGGTGCCTACTgtccccacccttccctcccctctgtgtGCTCTGAGCATTCCTTGTCCTTCCCGACCCCCCTCCGAGAGGCTGGGAACCTGCTTGGGTCACCCCAAACCTGTGTCCGGGGTGTGGCTCACAGATCCCCACTGCCCAGCTCGGAGGACGACTCCTCCCAATCTTGAAGCCGCTTTGAAATGGAGCTGTGGAGAGGAGATGCGTCCAGACTTGGAAGCTTCTAGAACTGAACCAGGCTGCTCGGGACCTGTGTTCAGGGCCagacccccctccctcccccggccgcCTTTTCTTTGTGGAGGTTCCTAATCTGCTGCTGAAGCACAATATTTTGgtgctttcttttctcatttgttaaagACAGTGTCCAAAGCCATTCCAGATGCCAGGACCAGGGGCCTGTTTCTGGGGAAGGTTGGTCAGTCcccacattttcctttccttcccttctcatttttattttttacattttgccTGAGATAAGCCAAGTGTGAGGTGGTTTGActtaagaaaaatcaatgaaaattgtttactattgttttaaaataaaatcttcaacTCTGGCAGCTTGAACATGTTGACTGAGCTGATGGGAGGAGCCGGGGACGTGGCTGTGCGGACACACAACCCGAGGGGCAAGGGCATGGTTAAGACCAGAAGATTGTGCGCGTCTCCAAGACACCTAGTCCCCTCCAGCCCCCAAAGCCAGGGTTGGAATGGCCTCTGTGACATACCCCACTGGGGTCTGAGGACAGCTCCCTTCCACTGAGTTTTTTTCGTCCCAGTCTACCTCCCCCTGTGGCACTGGCTGGCTCTGCTCTCAGTAAGCCTAGCTTCTCCTTCATGTGACAGCCCTTGAAGACTGGGGAGAACCAGCATGTCCTTCCTAAGCCTCTGCCAGGATACAGACCTCCGCTCCTTGCTGAGTTCAGTGCTGCTTTAGCGTGCGGACAGGTGAGTATCGTGCTTTGGAAGAAATAACTGCAAACTGACCTGGGTTTCGGATGCCTTGTAGGAGTGAAAAGAACACAAGCCATTTCAGGGGTCCAATGCGGGGGTTCTAACCCTTCTTTAATTCATTAACCTGAGATTCATAACAGCTTCACCCTCAGGCGAATCAGAAGTAATCCCATCCTCACATGAGCTCGAAGGCTGGGTTTGGGTTCCCCACCACGGTCCACACAACCTGGACATTTAGTTAAGGTGACCTCATCCCAGACGTGTGGCAGAAGCAAACAGATCTCTGGAAGAAGGAACCTTCATGCCAGACTTCAATTATTTATAcagttttaagaaactaccatgaACAAAATATAGACGAAGATGACCGGGTAGGAAAGGAATCACCACCATCCTTGAGAACTAGCTGGAAACAAGTATTAGAAACAAACCCGCACACACTTCAGGTGCTGGAATGATCGAGCACAGATTTTaagttgttttacttttttaaagaagtaaggGACAAACTTGAAAATATCTGCAGGACTTCACTGGGCGTgcactggttgagaatccacctgccagtgcaggggacacagatttgatccctggtccgggaagatctcacatgtcatggagcagctaagcccgtgtgctacaaccactgagcttgcgctctagagcctgcgagccacaactactgagcccacgcaccacaactactgaagcccatgaactctagggcctgcgtgctgcaactgctgagcccttgtgctgcaactactgaagcccacacgcctagagcccgtgctccacgagaagccacttcaatgagaagcccacgcaccacaacgaagtatagcccccgctcaccacaaatggagaaagcccgcacgcagcaacgaagacccaaggcagccagaaataaatatatatatatgtatgtatgtatgtatgtatgtgtgtatatatatgtgtatctgcaGAGAACAGGAAACTATAACGTGAATGCTGGCAGATTTTTCAATGAATACTGGAAAATACGATAGCTAAAAAACAagaactcaggggcttccctggtggcgcagtggttgagagtccgcctgccgatgcaggggacacgggttcgtgccccggtgcgggaggatcccacatgcggcggagcggctgggcccatgagccggggccgctgagcctgcacgtccggagcctgtgctccgcgacgggagaggccacaacagtaagaggcccgcgtaccgcaaaacaaaacaaaaacaaaaaaaaacaaaaacaaaacaaaacaaaaaacaagaactcAGTAGGTAGATTTAACAGCAGACTAGACATagttaaagagaaaaactgaaggtCAGAGGAAATCCAGGATGCAGCAAGAGAGAGGACGGGGCCGTCTCATGAGCCCTGAGGTTTCCCTGAATCCCGGGTAAACGCTGCTTTTTACCCCAGTTGGCACTCACCCACACGTTCACCCTGGTTGGGCTCTCAGAGAGCTGCCCAGCACCCCACCTGCGGGTTGCCCAACTCCTTTTCCCATTCAGTTGGTCACCAAGCCCTGCTCACTCCACCTTGTCAGTGTCTTTTGAAATAGCCACTTTCTCTGCCTTCCAGGCCAGTCTGGGTCCCAGCCCACTACCCCCTGCTCAGCAGCAGCAAAGCCTCCTGGCAGGTTGCCCTCATCCCCACCCATCAGGGCCCTTCATTCAGTCCATTCCTCAGCATCTTCCTAAAGCATCGTCCTCAGTGTCTTGGGATAAAACCCAAGCCTTTAACTTGGCCCATGGCGTCCAGCCCTCACTCAACCTTGGGGCTCTGCTCCAGGCCTGCCCTTGATTCCAGCCACTGCACTTTCCCAATGGAGAGAGCAAAATCAAGTTCATGCCAACCCGGACAAACTTTTAGAGGACCTAGGTAAAAGCCAAGTaatctttattattaattttattattctcaaATTTCAAATGCTGTATTACACAAAATACATAAATTGAGGACAGTTCTTTTTCActcattttgcaaaaaaaaaaaaagttccgcATCATTGGCATCAGGGTCTGGTTGTCCCTGGGCAACCTCTGGGTCTGCTGACCTAGTTCTCCTGGGTCCACTAGACAGGCAGTTTGGGATACAGCAGCACCTTCTGGATTTCATGCATGACAGTGTACTTGAAATTTTATTCCAAACATACTGGTGTAACATTCAGACAGCTGGATTTTAAAAATCGCTCCTGTAGGAGTATGTGACCTGCCCCAAACTTACCTCCCCTCATGTCCAGAGACCCGTAAGACACTTGCTTGTCCTGCATTCAACACTTGCAAAGTGTGAGGCCACCGATCACACCCTCAGGAATAATTACTACATCTTCATcgttcttttgacttttttcccccagaagctCCACCCGGGGACCTCTAAGCATTCCATCTGACACTGACTGGGGTTGTTTAGGTGCTACATGTGTCTTCCCCAAGCGGTACTTTGCTGTCCTCAAGAACCGAGTGAGCCTCTGTGTTATGAGACCTATAGCAACTCAAATGCAACGGAATGACCTCACTTCTGAAGGATAACGTTTTGGGAAAAAATCCTGCCTTACGGTCAGACCCATACAGTTCTTAGAACTTGAGTTTCAGGAGTCCTGGGTGTGTGTCACTGCAGTGTCCTTGGCCTGCATCActgtctcccctccctgcctgcccccgGCTGGGTCGGTGCAGCTCCGCCCTAGCGCTGCTCACACAGGGCACGCTCAGCTCCTGCTGCGGGCCCCGCTTCCTGAGACCCAGCCTGCGGACACCAGGGGCCCGCCCCGCTCCCCAGCTGCAGAGCAAGGCCTCTGTGCTGTTGAGGTGGGACTCTCTTCTGGTCCTCCTGCTTGAGGTCCCTGAAGGGACACTCGTGCACCCCTGCCCTGGCAATACCCCACCCTGCCGGCCTTGCCGGGGTCCCAAGGAGCAGCCAGGCCTCGGGTGACACCCACTCCCCCATGGGCTGGGCTCTACTCCTTGCTCCCCGAGGCTTCGCCCCATGGTGTGGCACGTGCTCCCCGAGCCTGTTCCGTCATCTGCAAAACGGACACCACCTCAGGACCCGCCTCCTGCAGTGACCACCGCAGGTCAGCCAGGCCATGAAGCACCGCGCCCACAGGCTGGGTAGCCTCTCCCACCCTTGGCATCCTCCAATTGGGGCTTCACATGTGTCTTCCTCAGGGCCAGAGTCCCTCCGCTCTCCACAGGCAGCCCAGCTGACTTTGGCAGGACACCCTGCCCGTACCAGGTGCGTGGGGTTGGGGACAGATACAATGTTCGGACTGGGTGGCCACATGATCTGGTGCCTGGTGGTCCCAGGCagtggctggggctggggtcagCATGGCTGCCCAGCCACCACTCCTGCTGGGCTCAGTGCAAGGCAGCAGATGAGGCCTTGGGCCCTGGGTGTCAGCCACACTGCCCAGACAACCAGACTCGAGGGTATCGGGCCCCACAGTCCCCTGGGAGGGCTGTCCCGGCGCACAGCCCATGGCACTGGAGAGGCCCAAGTCATGGGTAGGTGGGAGGTATCCATGAAGAACGCAGGCCTGGGTCTGGTGCCATCCTGGCCCAGAGCCCTGAGGTCCGAGCTGGCCCTTGGCTTCCTGACCCAAGCCTGAGAGCTCCGCTCCTCTGGGAGCCCTCCCCTTGGGCCCACTGGCTGCTTGGACACCAGCTCCCAGATGCGGGGGAAGCTGCAGGAAGGCAAAGCCAGGCATCTGCCGCACCCTGCCTGCCTCCTCGGCTGAAGCAACTCTTTCCCAACAAATTTCCCCTTTATTAACTGCCTCGCGTGATACTGTTATACAACCAGGACATGGTTCAGGAATCAAGCTGTGTGGAAGCAAGCGAGctggggcctgtgagccacgtCACCCAGGAGAGCACGGAGCCGCGGGGGACGGTGCTGTGACACAGCGTGGGCTTCCCCTCCACCAGCACACCTTGCGCCCTGGCCCCTCAGCCCTGGGGAAGCCTGGAGGCCCCCAGCTCCAGGTAACCCTGTCTCTAGGTCCTTGGGAGCTTAGGGATCAGGGTACAGACCCAAGCCTGGCCGCGTACACGGGAGGACCTGGGCAGAGCTGAGCTAGTAAGAAAGGGACTCCCCAGTCCCCACCCTGACGAGGGATGAGCTCGGCTGGTTCCTCTCCCAGGAGGAGGCCACGGCGGGTGAGATGCTGGGCGCCGGGCCCGACCTCCTGCTCAGCTTCTGGACTCAGCCCGGGTGCTGGCGAGGACCCACGGAAGGTACTCAGCTCGGCCCCGCGGGCCCCGCTGGGGGATGCCATCCCAGACTCGGTCGGATCTGCGGGGGCCCAGGGGGAGAGGGAGCGAAGGAGTAGGGCCCGGTGGGTGGGCCAGCCCAAGGCGGCTTGGCCGTGGCACCGGCAGGCCTGAGCAGCGGGGCTCAGAGCTTGGCCTGGGGGTGGCTCTGCAGCAGAGCGCGCATGTCCAGGAGCGCCTTCTCCAGGTAGTGCGCCAGGCGGACCGCATTGGTCTCTGCGCAGCTGTTGTAGGCCGACACGGAGAAGTTGATGTGCGCCTCCATGGGGTTATAGCAGACACCGTAGCCATCTGGGACCACAGGCCCAAAGAACATGACACAGTCTGTCTTGGCAGGGACCTGAGAATGGCACAGGACCAAGGCTCTCATCCCAGCCCCGTCGCGGCACCAGCCCGCCTTTCCACGTCGGCTCCCACCGTGCTCTGCCTAAGACGCCCTCTCCTCGTCTCCAGCCGACAGCTTACTCCCTTTCATTCTTTGGGGTGCAGTTCTTGTGTCACCTCCCTACAGAGACTTCCCTGACGTCCCTGAGGGGGGACTGTCTcattccctgtgcttcctgtctgGACTGTGagcccctgggggcaggggcagtggtCTGTCCCTGCTCtaccccagtgcccagcacaggctgGCATGGATCAGACGTTCCTTCACATCtgatcagtgaatgaatgaaagcggGCGGGGGGGATCCTGACTCCTTCCCGGCCTGCCCGAGCTGCAGCGAAGCCCCCCGACCCCAGCTCCTCCTCCAAAGCTCAGCTGCTTCGGGAGTGCGCCTGTGTGCGTCACATCACCACCAAGTGACCGTGTTCTGGACCTCGGCTCCACTCAGTGCAGCCTTTGTCCGGCTCCAGTTTCTAGTGGCTTCTGTTCCCTGCCACCCCAGGGCACCTAGGGCAGTGGCCCACCTGGCTGGTGGAGAGGTTGAAGTGCATGGCGATGGCGTAGGAGGTGTCCATGAAGATGTCGGGCATGCTCACCAGGTCTTCGATGGCCTGCAGCTTCAGGCCCAGGAGGTGCCGGTCGAAGGCCTCCCCACGGATGGCCTGCAGGAAGGGGAGCTGTCAGGAACAGGGGCTTCAGGCCCACGAGGCACCGCTGCCCTCCTCAGGAGCCCATGGCGGCAATGCCTCTTCCATTCACTGGCCCCTCAGACCCGTGAGACCAGGGCAGCCAAGCAGAAGAGccctcacttcacagatggggaaactgaggcccagggacccacccagggaggcaggaaggtGCAGCCTAAGAGCACAGGACTGCAGCTGGGTGGCCTCATCCTGGCAGGGACCTTGGCAGGTCACTTACATCTTggagcctcagtgtcttcatctgtgaaatggggacagtcACTAAACTCCCTTTGCGGGGCGGCAGTGAGATCTAGATAGACCTCTGCATGTGACATAGGCAAAGCCTGGCACGTACAAGCGCTCAGGGCCAGGATGGGAACCAGACCTCCACCCCTTGACTGCAGCCCAAGCTGTCAGAGGGCAGGAACCCTGCTGTCTGCCAGCCCGTGCACACCCTCAGCATCCTGGGCTCCAGGGGCATCGGGGGAGCCCTGATGACGCAAGATCCAGAGGCCGACCCGGGCAGCCACTGGGCCTCGCCTTGGTTTCTcccactgtaaaatggggatgttcATTCAGCTTTGCTCCAAGTGCCCCAAGCCTTAGGGGAGGGGTGTCTGATGCTAAGGGGAGCAGCCATTGGCTGCAGGGATGGACAGGCAGGTGGACAGGCCAGTGGGAAATGCCCGGGTCACGCAAGCAGGGACAGGAAGGGCCGGCTCACCTGCTCGGTGTAGGCTCGGTGGGCCTGCACGGCCTTCCGCAGCAGCCCCACCTTCTGGTGctcctgggcagggggaggggacagggagctGCAGCTTCCTGTTCTTGCCACCTTCCTCAGTGGCCCACTCCCCACTCTAGATTCTGAGCTCCCTGAGACCAGGAACTGGAGCTGCCATCTCTCTGGCCAGCCCCCAGCCAAGGCCTGACACAGGGCAAGTGCTCACTGCTGAtgactgacccttgaacaactcgggtttgaactgtgcgggtccacttacacatggattgttttcaataaattCGACAGTATGACATGACCCGTGGTGGGCTGAacctgcagatgcagaaccatgGACACAGAGCTGACTACAAAGTTACATGTGGATTTCTGACCGTGCGGTGCCCCTATCCCctacgttgttcaagggtccactgcagtttccttttctctttggctGAAAGAAAGCTCCACGCTGATAAATTCATGGCTCCATCTCCCCCTAGATGCCCCGTATCCACCACAGGACTGGAATACAATAGGTGCTCACTGCGTGTTCACAGAATGAGCAGGAAGGGAGAAGGCTCGAACCCAGCTCTCCCACCCTTGCCCCGGACCTCTCACCGTCACATCAGGGTTATCCATGGCCTTGACGAAGGTCAGTGAGTCCATGGAGGCCGAGCGGATGGTGTCGGTACGGCCCAGGTGAAACATGCGCAGAGAGGCGCTTTCATAGGTGGCGCACGCCTGCCCGTAGATcctgggtgggaggtgggctgAGCACACCCGGCAGGTCCCCCCGCCTCCGCCCCCAGGCTTCATCCCTCCTTCGTGGGGGGCGGGGCGCACCTGTAGTAGGCCAGCTGTAGTGCCATCTGGATGAAGGAGTCTGGGCTCAGCTTCTCAGACTTGGGGAAGTCCTTTCCAAAGTGGTGGAACATCAACATCGTGATGTCCAGGTCGTGGATCATGCTGGGGGTCGGGGGAGGTGGGTGAGGAGCAGACACCGGGCAGCCTCTGCCAGCCCCAGGGAGGGGCCGAGGGCAGTCTCAGAACCAGCCAGGCACGATGGCAGAGCTGACTCTTGTGCTGGCTAGAGGGCCGGGCCCGCCCGCCTGCCACCCAGCACTCACATGCTGAGATTCTGCTTGGCCTTCTCGATGTCGCTCTTGATCTCGGGGGTGATGTTGAACCGCAGCTTCTTGGGCATGGGCAGGGGCACCATGGGAGACCGCACGAGCTTGGGCTTCTTCCTGCATAGGACGTGGGGGTCTCAGCCTCCTGCCGGGCGTCTCAGGAGCCTGGGTCCATCCCCGGGATTAGGATGGGTCCCCGAAGCTGGCGGGGACCAGCCCAGGGAGACTCTTGGGTTTGTTCTTCTGAGAACTGCCTTCATTTCAGCTTTTAAATGGCGAAacggaggaggggaagggacttgtccaaggtcacaagaccgagaagtggcagagccagaattcaaaccccgGTTTGATCGACTCTAAAACCCATGCCCTCTTCTGGCTTCCTCTGAAGAAACAGATTCCCAGGTATAAGGGAGAATGCCGTTGCTCCTTTGAGGGCTACTCTGTCGCCTCTGTGTCACCTGTCATCAGGAGCTGGAGAACTGGCTGGAGGATGGGCGAACCACACTCACGTGAACTCAATGACGTGGTCCACAAGGGTGATGATGGGGGGTCCCTCTGCTGCCGCATGCTCATAAACGAGCCCACAGGAGCCATCTTCTGCCACGATGAACTGCAGAGGAGAATGGGGACCCCGACAGCCCCAGGTCCCTGGAGCCACTCTCCGGTTGGGTCCCATGGGTAGGGCGTCCCTGAACCATCTCAAGGGGTTCTGCTGACTTATTACTGCTATTCCTAACAGCTAACACTCACTGGGGGCCTTGGAACACCTGTCCCAGGTCACGCTAAGCACATCCCGTGCTAAACAGACCTTTCCGAGTCCTCGCAACGACCTTGCGAGTCCTaccaccccattttacaggtacaGAGGGAAAGTCACGACCAAGGTTGGGCCACTCTGCCTGGCCCCACATCCCAGGCTCTCTCTGATCTGCTGATGGATATGTCGGAGGAGTGACGCGGGTTACCAGGCCAGGCCCAGTAATGACAGGCTGACTGCTGCTAGGTATAGCCCCGCCCACCTTCTGGCTTCCCCGCTGCTTTACAAGCTGGGAAGCCAGGGACTCCGggctccaggggaggggcaggaagtcCCGGGGCAGCAGTGGGCCAAGGCTGGGTGCATGCCTGGGCGGGAGCCCTGGCCCTGCCAGGTCCTCACCTGCAGCGTTTTGTCGAACCAGCGGTTGCCACTGTTGAGCTTGCTGCCACCCCCGTGCAGCATCTGGCCAGCCACCTGGCTGCGGCGCACGTCTTCCGAGACCCAAGGCATGGGTGCGTCCAGGCAGACGGTGAAGATGCTCTTCTGAATGGAGTGCACTGACTCCCGGTTCACCTTGTCTGTggggatgtgtgtgtgcgtgtgtgtgtggtggcatgggggccaggcctggggaggCCTCCGGAGCTTCACTTGGCAGGGGCCTGCGGCCCCACGGCACCCCGTGAGGCAGGGCTAACACCTGACCCACTTCagaaaggaggaaacagaagcccaggtCACGCAGAGAGCCGTTGAGGCAGTCAGGGATCCGACCCGGGGGCTGACTCTGGGGACAATGCTCCTGACCAACACGGGACTTGGAGGGAAGGTGGAGGTGGGCTCCTCAGCCAGAGGACTTGCATTCTCACGGCAACTTGCTACTTAATAGAAAGAATAAACTAACTGGACCCAACCGCActgcagtttcctcttctgtggaaTGGGGCCAACAGCACCCGCTCCAAGTTGAGAGGATTCAGTGAGACACGTGGCTGCCCAGGGCCTGGTGTGGgcctcccctcccatcccaggGGTACCTTTGATGAGGGTGCTGTATGCCTTGGCCCAGGAGTTACGGTGGTTGGAGGTGAGGATGCCCACAGGCTCTTTGTTGGTTTGCAGTGATGAGTTCCAGATCTTCTCCAGCTGCGTGAAGATCTGATCCGAGGTCAGGGGCGTCCCATCGCTGTGGTACACATCCAACTCGAAAAACTGTCCGGGCACAGGCAGGTGGAGAGAAGGCGGTTCGTGGGAGCCTCAGATGGGCAGCAGTCACCTCCCAGCATAGCCTCCTCCTGGCCTGGGCAGCCCAGCTGAGAGGATGGCGTCAGGCTGAGGGCGAGGAGATGGGAGGAGGTCCCTGCACTGCTCTCCCCAGGCTGCCCAGGCCCATAGCCCTTCCTGGCCTCCCCCAGGCCGGGGcctggctggagacccagggcagAGAGAGGCCCAGGGCCTGCCTGTTCCGGGGGCACATGGGCAGGTGTGTTGGGGAAGCTGACTCTCGGCCCCGCCCCTCTCCTCCGGGCAACCGAGCGCGGGGCTAAggctgcggggcggggggggggcaccCACTTGGTAGTTGTGCACCACGGGGGCTAAGGCTGCGGGGGCCCACCCACTTGGTAGTTGTGCACCACGGTGATGTGCATGGGTGGCTTCTTGGTCTTGCTGAAGTTGGTGACTGAATCCTGCTTGGGGCCCGGCACGCGGCAGGAGGACAGGATCTGATAGTACTGGTTCATGCACAGCGGCTTTCCCCCCAGGTACTCCACGGGCAGGGTCTCGCTGCAGGGGCAGAGGGACAGGGAGGAAGGCGGGACCCACAGGGAGCTGCTGGCTATGGCTGCGGGCTTGGTCAGGCAGTGGGGCTCACGCAAGCAGTGTTGGGCCCCTTCGTGTCCCCCCGCCCCCTCAGCGTGAGGTCGGTTGCAGGGGGGCCTGTTGGAGCCCGACTGGGTCAGGAGGCCCGAAATCCACCCTGCTCGTGAGTCACCCTGGAaactcccttctcctctctgggcttcagtttgccACAGGGAAGATGAAGCAGCAAGTCaaccccggggtggggggcggcgggggggcggGGTCCTCTTTGGCTGGGACGCCAATTCCAGGGCTCTCTTGGAATAGGACCACCCGGAGGAGGTCACGGCGGCTGGAGCGGAGGACCCAGGTctgtctccccagcccccaaagaGGCTGGGTCAACAGGAAGTGAAAGCGACTGAGCTCTGGGCCTGCTCAGCACCCCGGCAGGGGGTGCGGGGTGCGGGGAGGGGGCTCCGGTTTAGGGTAGGGCGGGGCCGGCTGGAGGGGCTGTGGCAGGTAGGCAGTCAAGGTGGGAGGAGacagggtgggggcggggccacTCACTGGTCAATCCTGGCCTTGAAATCCAACACACCCTCGATTAATTTGGCAGCGAACCTGGAGGGACCAGTTAGAGATCAGAAGG
This window encodes:
- the CRAT gene encoding carnitine O-acetyltransferase isoform X3: MLAFAARTVVKPLGFLKPSFMMTVSSRFKTHQDSLPRLPVPPLQQTLDHYLKALQPIVSEEEWAQTKQLVEEFQTAGGVGERLQKGLERRARKMENWLSDWWLKTAYLQYRQPVVIYSSPGLVLPRQDFVDRQGQLRFAAKLIEGVLDFKARIDHETLPVEYLGGKPLCMNQYYQILSSCRVPGPKQDSVTNFSKTKKPPMHITVVHNYQFFELDVYHSDGTPLTSDQIFTQLEKIWNSSLQTNKEPVGILTSNHRNSWAKAYSTLIKDKVNRESVHSIQKSIFTVCLDAPMPWVSEDVRRSQVAGQMLHGGGSKLNSGNRWFDKTLQFIVAEDGSCGLVYEHAAAEGPPIITLVDHVIEFTKKPKLVRSPMVPLPMPKKLRFNITPEIKSDIEKAKQNLSIMIHDLDITMLMFHHFGKDFPKSEKLSPDSFIQMALQLAYYRIYGQACATYESASLRMFHLGRTDTIRSASMDSLTFVKAMDNPDVTVQPTTGHVILSNLLKTIHV
- the CRAT gene encoding carnitine O-acetyltransferase isoform X2 — translated: MEDGQQKEKVKPLGFLKPSFMMTVSSRFKTHQDSLPRLPVPPLQQTLDHYLKALQPIVSEEEWAQTKQLVEEFQTAGGVGERLQKGLERRARKMENWLSDWWLKTAYLQYRQPVVIYSSPGLVLPRQDFVDRQGQLRFAAKLIEGVLDFKARIDHETLPVEYLGGKPLCMNQYYQILSSCRVPGPKQDSVTNFSKTKKPPMHITVVHNYQFFELDVYHSDGTPLTSDQIFTQLEKIWNSSLQTNKEPVGILTSNHRNSWAKAYSTLIKDKVNRESVHSIQKSIFTVCLDAPMPWVSEDVRRSQVAGQMLHGGGSKLNSGNRWFDKTLQFIVAEDGSCGLVYEHAAAEGPPIITLVDHVIEFTKKPKLVRSPMVPLPMPKKLRFNITPEIKSDIEKAKQNLSIMIHDLDITMLMFHHFGKDFPKSEKLSPDSFIQMALQLAYYRIYGQACATYESASLRMFHLGRTDTIRSASMDSLTFVKAMDNPDVTEHQKVGLLRKAVQAHRAYTEQAIRGEAFDRHLLGLKLQAIEDLVSMPDIFMDTSYAIAMHFNLSTSQVPAKTDCVMFFGPVVPDGYGVCYNPMEAHINFSVSAYNSCAETNAVRLAHYLEKALLDMRALLQSHPQAKL
- the CRAT gene encoding carnitine O-acetyltransferase isoform X1, whose protein sequence is MLAFAARTVVKPLGFLKPSFMMTVSSRFKTHQDSLPRLPVPPLQQTLDHYLKALQPIVSEEEWAQTKQLVEEFQTAGGVGERLQKGLERRARKMENWLSDWWLKTAYLQYRQPVVIYSSPGLVLPRQDFVDRQGQLRFAAKLIEGVLDFKARIDHETLPVEYLGGKPLCMNQYYQILSSCRVPGPKQDSVTNFSKTKKPPMHITVVHNYQFFELDVYHSDGTPLTSDQIFTQLEKIWNSSLQTNKEPVGILTSNHRNSWAKAYSTLIKDKVNRESVHSIQKSIFTVCLDAPMPWVSEDVRRSQVAGQMLHGGGSKLNSGNRWFDKTLQFIVAEDGSCGLVYEHAAAEGPPIITLVDHVIEFTKKPKLVRSPMVPLPMPKKLRFNITPEIKSDIEKAKQNLSIMIHDLDITMLMFHHFGKDFPKSEKLSPDSFIQMALQLAYYRIYGQACATYESASLRMFHLGRTDTIRSASMDSLTFVKAMDNPDVTEHQKVGLLRKAVQAHRAYTEQAIRGEAFDRHLLGLKLQAIEDLVSMPDIFMDTSYAIAMHFNLSTSQVPAKTDCVMFFGPVVPDGYGVCYNPMEAHINFSVSAYNSCAETNAVRLAHYLEKALLDMRALLQSHPQAKL